The Pyxicephalus adspersus unplaced genomic scaffold, UCB_Pads_2.0 Sca58, whole genome shotgun sequence genome contains a region encoding:
- the LOC140344832 gene encoding mitochondrial ribosome and complex I assembly factor AltMIEF1-like, translated as MAGWSREAVLKLYRALLREGRKLQFTDRDYYSSYIRREFRKNQNLTNLEDREKQLAKGEFFLQTKLGGLV; from the coding sequence ATGGCAGGCTGGTCCCGGGAAGCGGTTCTGAAGCTGTATCGTGCCCTTCTGCGAGAGGGACGCAAACTCCAGTTTACAGACCGTGACTACTACTCCTCTTATATACGTCGAGAATTTAGAAAGAATCAAAATCTCACAAATCTGGAGGACAGAGAGAAGCAGTTGGCAAAGGGAGAATTTTTCCTCCAGACCAAGTTGGGGGGACTAGTGTAA